A section of the Gasterosteus aculeatus chromosome 10, fGasAcu3.hap1.1, whole genome shotgun sequence genome encodes:
- the polr2k gene encoding DNA-directed RNA polymerases I, II, and III subunit RPABC4 has protein sequence MDPQKDAPPPKQQPMIYICGECHTENEIKARDPIRCRECGYRIMYKKRTKRLVVFDAR, from the exons ATGGATCCACAGAAAGATGCGCCACCGCCCAAACAGCAGCCTATGATCTACATATGTGGAG AATGTCACACTGAAAATGAAATTAAGGCCCGTGATCCTATCCGATGCAGAGAATGTGGTTACAGGATCATGTACAAGAAGAGGACAAAGAGAC TGGTTGTCTTTGATGCCCGATGA